The Candidatus Nomurabacteria bacterium genome has a segment encoding these proteins:
- a CDS encoding tryptophan-rich sensory protein: MKTFDWYQTLVKPSWAPPSYLFGPVWSVLYILIAISFTKVFFMFFEKKIPLVVVLPFILNLVFNFAFSPIQFRLQNNTLAMIDIFLVLITLIWALVAVYPYVKWVTYMNIPYLLWVSFATVLQVSITILNK; encoded by the coding sequence ATGAAAACATTTGATTGGTATCAAACTCTAGTAAAGCCGTCTTGGGCACCGCCAAGTTATTTGTTTGGACCTGTGTGGTCAGTTCTTTATATACTTATCGCTATTTCTTTTACAAAAGTATTTTTTATGTTTTTTGAGAAAAAAATACCGCTTGTTGTAGTTCTGCCATTTATACTGAATCTTGTCTTCAACTTCGCGTTTAGTCCTATACAATTTCGCCTCCAAAACAATACTCTTGCGATGATAGATATATTTCTAGTTCTTATAACTTTGATTTGGGCGTTGGTAGCTGTATATCCTTATGTCAAGTGGGTTACGTATATGAACATTCCTTATCTACTCTGGGTTTCTTTTGCAACAGTATTACAAGTGTCGATTACTATTTTGAATAAATAA